The Methanocella arvoryzae MRE50 genome includes a region encoding these proteins:
- the rpoA2 gene encoding DNA-directed RNA polymerase subunit A'', translating to MSNLSENTIHAEIDKLELPYKMAEDLKARLKGVKVTRKQLDKIIEKVELAYKNARVQNCEAVGMIAAQSIGEPGTQMTMRTFHYAGVAEINVTLGLPRIIEIVDARREPSTPMMTIHMTPDIAGNRDAVKKLGWELEETNVSDMGVVSTNLSDMSIIIDINEKQLFQRGMTMQEVADRIKEEIDYEPRIQDNTLVINPDEPSYRDLLQLVEKIKSIPLKGIKGISRVVIRKEEQEYVIYTQGSVLKKVIQFDGVDPARTGTNNINEIAEVLGIEAARNAIIKETLDTLSEQGLTVDIRHIMLVADMMTIDGEVKQIGRHGISGEKASVLSRAAFEVTVNHLLDAAVAGEVDELTGVTENVIVGQPIQLGTGDVELLAVSTTRKK from the coding sequence GTGAGCAACTTATCCGAAAACACGATTCACGCAGAGATCGACAAGCTCGAACTGCCCTACAAGATGGCCGAGGACCTCAAGGCACGCCTGAAGGGAGTCAAGGTCACCCGCAAGCAGCTTGACAAGATCATAGAGAAAGTCGAACTGGCGTACAAGAATGCCAGAGTTCAGAACTGCGAAGCGGTCGGCATGATCGCCGCCCAGAGCATAGGCGAGCCCGGCACCCAGATGACGATGCGTACTTTCCACTACGCAGGTGTGGCTGAAATCAACGTCACGCTGGGCCTGCCCAGAATCATCGAAATCGTGGACGCCCGCAGGGAGCCGTCCACCCCCATGATGACGATCCACATGACCCCGGACATCGCGGGCAACAGGGATGCAGTCAAGAAACTCGGCTGGGAGCTGGAAGAGACCAACGTATCCGATATGGGCGTGGTCTCGACCAACCTGTCCGACATGAGCATAATCATCGACATCAACGAAAAGCAGCTCTTCCAGCGTGGCATGACTATGCAGGAAGTCGCAGACAGGATCAAGGAAGAGATCGACTACGAGCCCAGGATTCAGGATAACACGCTCGTGATCAATCCCGATGAGCCCTCATACCGCGACTTACTTCAGCTGGTCGAGAAAATCAAGTCGATACCTTTAAAAGGTATCAAAGGCATCAGTCGTGTCGTTATTCGAAAGGAAGAACAAGAGTATGTAATATATACTCAGGGTTCTGTATTAAAGAAAGTAATCCAGTTCGACGGGGTCGACCCCGCCCGGACAGGGACGAATAACATCAACGAGATTGCCGAAGTGCTGGGCATCGAGGCCGCCAGGAACGCGATTATCAAGGAAACGCTTGATACGCTGTCCGAGCAGGGCCTTACCGTCGACATCAGACATATCATGCTCGTAGCAGACATGATGACGATCGACGGAGAAGTCAAGCAGATCGGCAGACACGGCATATCCGGCGAGAAGGCCAGCGTGCTTTCCAGGGCCGCTTTCGAGGTAACGGTCAACCACCTCCTCGACGCAGCCGTAGCGGGAGAAGTCGATGAACTTACCGGTGTCACGGAAAACGTCATTGTAGGACAGCCAATACAGCTAGGCACCGGTGATGTAGAACTATTAGCTGTAAGTACGACGAGAAAGAAGTGA
- a CDS encoding 30S ribosomal protein S7, producing the protein MAEETIETTTTNSVENSYHNNLLLFGKYDMSEVQIKDPSIKRYINLKPIVVPHTGGKSAFRQFKKADMPIVERLINKLMRNEFNTGEKTKCYGIVRDSFEIIATRTKQNPVQVLVDAIENAGPREETVRLKYGGINVPKSVDTAPMRRVDQALMFICAGAEKASFKSKKSIESALADELIAASKGDVKSYSVGKKDEKERVAKAAR; encoded by the coding sequence ATGGCAGAAGAAACTATTGAGACAACTACGACTAACAGCGTAGAGAACAGCTACCACAACAACCTGCTGCTCTTCGGGAAGTACGACATGAGCGAGGTCCAGATCAAGGACCCGAGCATCAAGAGGTACATCAACCTCAAGCCCATCGTAGTACCCCACACCGGTGGCAAGTCCGCTTTCCGCCAGTTCAAGAAGGCAGATATGCCCATCGTCGAGCGCCTCATCAACAAGCTGATGCGCAACGAGTTCAACACCGGCGAAAAGACCAAGTGTTACGGCATCGTCCGCGACTCGTTTGAGATCATCGCCACCAGGACCAAGCAGAACCCTGTACAGGTGCTCGTAGACGCTATCGAGAACGCAGGCCCCCGGGAAGAGACGGTCAGGCTCAAGTACGGCGGTATCAACGTACCCAAGTCTGTAGACACTGCCCCGATGAGGAGAGTTGACCAGGCGCTTATGTTCATATGCGCAGGTGCGGAAAAGGCATCGTTCAAGTCTAAGAAATCCATCGAGAGCGCGCTCGCAGACGAGCTGATCGCCGCATCCAAGGGCGACGTGAAGAGCTACTCGGTCGGCAAGAAGGACGAGAAGGAGAGAGTTGCGAAGGCAGCCAGGTAA
- a CDS encoding DNA-directed RNA polymerase subunit A', which yields MTSPKRIKKIRFGLLSPAEIRKMSVTKIITADTYDDDGYPIDMGLMDPRLGVIDPGLRCRTCGGRPGECPGHFGHIELAAPVIHVGFARLLRKVLRTTCRKCGRLLMDEKTKAEYLRQIQTAQRLGQPIDEIVKNVFKDAKGTTCPYCGEEQKEIKFEKPTGYIEDGHKLMPTDVRDRLEMIPDEDIEVFGMDPRNARPEWMVLTVLPVPPVTVRPSITLESGQRSEDDLTHKLVDIIRINQRFQENRDAGAPQLIIEDLWELLQYHVTTYMDNAVSGVPPARHRSGRPLKTLSQRLKGKEGRFRGSLSGKRVNFSARTVISPDPNLSINEVGVPLRIAKEMTVPVTVTPFNIEVVREYVRRGSENHPGANYVKRADGRRLKITDKNCEELADQIEVGWKVDRQLKDGDIVLFNRQPSLHRMSIMSHFVRVMPHKTFRLNPAVCAPYNADFDGDEMNLHVPQTMEALAEARILMLVQENILSPRFGGPIIGGLHDHVSGIYLLTKGYRLYTETDALEILSKVNVHELPEPYKVENGIRYYSGKQIFSQILPKGLDMTYKAKICENCEECKGELCEKDAFVRISDGELKTGTIDEKAIGAFSGKILDRIIKTYDEHTASNFLDNVTRLAIRAITARGFSYGISDTDIPAESTAQITEILLNSGKQVRKLIEAHDHGELEPLPGRTLEETLEMRIMQELAKARDGAGGIAGKFLGSQEDNSAVIMARSGARGNFLNLTQMAGCVGQQSVRGERIMRGYTDRTLPHFKAGDRGADARGFVESSYKKGLNPTEFFFHAMGGREGLVDTAVRTSQSGYLQRRLVNALQDLEVKHDGTVRETRGVVVQFLYGEDGVDPMKSDYGEGVNIPSIVDSVLNGGDSK from the coding sequence ATGACCAGCCCCAAGAGAATCAAGAAGATACGCTTCGGCCTGCTCTCCCCGGCAGAGATCAGGAAGATGAGCGTTACCAAGATCATAACTGCCGACACATACGATGATGACGGCTACCCAATCGACATGGGCCTCATGGACCCCAGGCTTGGCGTCATTGATCCGGGCTTACGCTGCAGAACCTGCGGCGGCCGCCCTGGCGAGTGCCCGGGCCACTTCGGCCACATCGAGCTGGCAGCCCCCGTCATTCACGTCGGCTTCGCCCGGCTCCTCAGGAAAGTCCTCAGGACGACCTGCAGGAAGTGCGGCAGGCTCCTCATGGACGAGAAGACCAAGGCCGAGTACCTCCGGCAGATCCAGACTGCCCAGCGGCTGGGCCAGCCCATCGACGAGATCGTCAAGAACGTCTTCAAGGATGCCAAGGGCACCACCTGCCCGTACTGCGGCGAAGAGCAGAAGGAGATCAAGTTCGAGAAGCCGACCGGCTATATCGAGGACGGCCACAAGCTGATGCCGACCGACGTCCGGGACAGGCTCGAGATGATCCCCGACGAGGATATAGAAGTCTTCGGCATGGACCCCAGGAACGCGAGGCCAGAGTGGATGGTACTGACAGTACTGCCCGTTCCGCCCGTCACCGTTCGTCCGTCCATCACTCTCGAGTCCGGCCAGAGGTCCGAAGATGACCTGACCCACAAGCTCGTAGACATCATCAGGATCAACCAGCGGTTCCAGGAGAACCGCGACGCGGGCGCTCCCCAGCTGATCATCGAAGACCTGTGGGAACTGCTCCAGTACCATGTGACCACTTACATGGACAACGCAGTCTCCGGCGTACCTCCTGCAAGGCACAGGTCCGGCAGGCCGCTCAAGACGCTGTCCCAGCGTCTCAAGGGCAAGGAAGGCCGTTTCAGAGGAAGCTTATCCGGTAAGCGTGTCAACTTCAGCGCCCGTACCGTCATCTCCCCGGACCCGAACCTCAGCATTAACGAGGTCGGCGTCCCGCTGCGCATCGCTAAGGAGATGACCGTGCCCGTAACGGTTACCCCGTTCAACATCGAAGTAGTCAGGGAATACGTCAGGCGTGGCTCCGAGAACCACCCGGGCGCCAACTACGTCAAGCGTGCCGACGGCCGCAGGCTCAAGATCACTGACAAGAACTGCGAGGAGCTGGCCGACCAGATCGAGGTCGGCTGGAAGGTCGACCGGCAGCTGAAAGACGGCGACATCGTGCTGTTCAACCGTCAGCCTTCGCTGCACCGGATGAGTATCATGTCTCACTTCGTGCGGGTCATGCCCCACAAGACGTTCAGGCTGAACCCGGCGGTCTGCGCACCGTATAACGCGGACTTCGACGGTGACGAAATGAACCTGCACGTCCCGCAGACCATGGAGGCGCTTGCGGAAGCCCGGATCCTTATGCTGGTCCAGGAGAACATTCTGTCCCCGAGGTTCGGCGGCCCCATCATCGGCGGCCTGCACGACCACGTGTCGGGCATCTACCTCCTGACCAAGGGCTACAGGCTATACACGGAGACCGACGCTCTGGAGATCCTGAGCAAGGTGAACGTGCACGAGCTGCCCGAGCCTTACAAAGTGGAGAACGGTATCAGGTACTACTCCGGCAAGCAGATCTTCAGCCAGATCCTGCCCAAAGGCCTGGACATGACATACAAGGCCAAGATTTGCGAGAACTGCGAGGAATGCAAGGGAGAGCTTTGCGAGAAGGACGCATTCGTCCGGATCTCCGACGGCGAGCTGAAGACAGGCACTATCGATGAAAAGGCAATCGGCGCATTCAGCGGTAAGATCCTTGACAGAATTATCAAGACCTACGACGAGCACACTGCATCTAATTTCCTGGACAACGTGACCAGGCTGGCCATCAGGGCTATCACGGCTAGAGGCTTCTCGTACGGCATCAGCGATACGGACATACCGGCGGAGTCCACAGCGCAGATCACCGAAATCCTGCTCAACTCCGGAAAACAGGTCAGGAAGCTTATCGAGGCTCACGACCACGGCGAGCTCGAGCCGCTGCCGGGCCGCACACTGGAAGAAACGCTGGAAATGCGTATCATGCAGGAGCTGGCCAAGGCGAGAGACGGCGCAGGTGGCATAGCAGGCAAGTTCCTGGGCAGCCAGGAGGACAACTCTGCCGTCATCATGGCAAGATCGGGCGCGAGAGGCAACTTCCTGAACCTGACCCAGATGGCGGGTTGCGTAGGCCAGCAGTCGGTTCGTGGTGAGCGTATCATGAGAGGCTACACCGACCGTACGCTGCCCCACTTCAAGGCCGGGGACAGAGGCGCAGATGCGAGAGGCTTCGTAGAGTCCTCGTACAAGAAAGGCCTGAACCCGACCGAGTTCTTCTTCCACGCGATGGGTGGCCGTGAAGGTCTCGTCGACACTGCAGTCCGTACTTCTCAGTCCGGTTACCTGCAGAGGAGGCTCGTCAACGCACTCCAGGACCTCGAAGTGAAACACGATGGCACGGTCAGGGAAACCAGAGGTGTCGTGGTCCAGTTCCTGTATGGAGAGGACGGCGTGGACCCGATGAAGAGCGACTACGGCGAGGGAGTCAACATCCCGAGCATCGTCGACAGCGTCCTGAACGGCGGTGATTCGAAGTGA
- a CDS encoding NusA-like transcription termination signal-binding factor codes for MPDVTFNTETMQYIALFESTTGAHAKDCLLVEDDSKIVFVVKTGDMGLAIGKNGNNINRVKKQIGRLIEVIEYSEDPKEFIRNLFQPAAVKNVTISTRGDRSIAIVDIATKDKGLAIGKNGRNINKVKLLAQRHHKLDDVVINNQK; via the coding sequence GTGCCTGATGTTACCTTCAACACCGAGACGATGCAATACATCGCGCTTTTCGAGTCTACGACTGGAGCGCACGCCAAGGACTGTCTACTCGTAGAAGACGACAGCAAGATTGTGTTCGTCGTTAAGACGGGAGACATGGGCCTTGCTATCGGTAAAAATGGTAACAACATCAACAGGGTCAAGAAACAGATTGGTAGGCTCATCGAAGTCATAGAGTACTCTGAAGACCCCAAAGAGTTCATCCGCAACCTGTTCCAGCCGGCGGCGGTAAAGAACGTAACGATATCTACCAGAGGGGACCGCAGCATTGCCATCGTAGACATAGCCACCAAGGATAAGGGGCTGGCGATCGGCAAGAACGGCAGAAACATCAACAAGGTGAAACTGCTGGCGCAGAGGCATCATAAGCTGGACGATGTAGTCATCAACAACCAGAAGTAA
- a CDS encoding 30S ribosomal protein S12, with protein MGIGKFACRKLVHDRKLYRWSDRDYARRVLRLDEKADPLEGAPQAKGIVLEKVGVEAKQPNSAIRKCIRIQLIKNGRQITAFCPGDGAINFIDEHDEVTIEGIGGRMGGSYGDIPGVRFRVFKVNDVSLEEMVAGKRDKPLR; from the coding sequence ATGGGAATAGGGAAATTTGCATGCCGCAAACTCGTGCATGACAGAAAACTATACAGGTGGAGTGACAGGGATTACGCCCGCCGTGTACTGCGGTTAGACGAGAAGGCTGACCCCCTGGAGGGCGCGCCTCAGGCAAAGGGCATCGTCCTCGAGAAGGTGGGCGTAGAAGCCAAGCAGCCGAACTCCGCCATCCGTAAGTGCATCAGAATTCAGCTCATCAAGAATGGCAGACAGATCACCGCATTCTGTCCTGGCGACGGTGCCATCAACTTCATCGACGAGCACGACGAAGTGACCATCGAAGGCATCGGCGGCAGAATGGGTGGATCGTACGGTGACATTCCGGGCGTCCGTTTCAGGGTATTCAAGGTAAACGACGTATCGCTTGAGGAAATGGTGGCCGGCAAGAGAGACAAGCCCCTGAGGTGA
- a CDS encoding 50S ribosomal protein L30e, producing the protein MEIDLDKSLRSVVRTGKVLIGTKQAVKASQRGVAKLVIVATNCPGDVKKQIKEANIPMYEFPGMSVDLGPICGKPYVVSAVTVLEPGDSDIMALARGVKSA; encoded by the coding sequence ATGGAAATAGATCTCGACAAGTCACTGAGAAGCGTCGTAAGGACTGGCAAGGTCCTCATAGGGACCAAGCAGGCCGTCAAAGCAAGCCAGCGCGGAGTAGCGAAACTTGTCATTGTGGCCACCAACTGTCCCGGCGACGTGAAGAAACAGATCAAGGAAGCGAACATCCCGATGTACGAGTTTCCGGGCATGAGCGTAGACCTGGGACCCATCTGTGGTAAGCCCTATGTAGTCTCTGCTGTCACGGTTCTCGAGCCGGGCGACTCTGATATCATGGCGTTAGCCAGAGGTGTAAAGAGTGCCTGA